In the Balaenoptera acutorostrata chromosome 16, mBalAcu1.1, whole genome shotgun sequence genome, CAAATCTGGGGCTACTTTTAGTCAAGAAGGAATACAATAAAAGCTAAGCTAAAGAATGCAATCTCCCATTTAACCAACATGTACTAGTTTATTCTATACTTTTATGCTCTGCAGTGAGTTGGTACATTTCCAAAGGCAGTGGCTATACTTTAATTATCTTTAGTAGTGAAAGAAAATAGCTGCATATATGACAATGTGGAGTCTTTAAATTTTATGTACTTACtgagttcaataaaataaataccagCTCTAAAGAACTAGAGGTTTTAGATACTGTTCTTTTTGAAGATAAACACGATTAAATTTGAGTgagaatattttaagattttgacACTTCAAAGGAAGTGGTAAGTCAGAACGCCTATTTGAAGGAACACTCTTAGTCAAAGCTTGTACTTGCTCCAGCTTTGTCTTTAAAAGCACAtagaatcacagtgaaaaataagtgaatacatgtaaagtgtttaTAATGGTGTCTGGTACACACAACTGTTATCTCTTTGTGAGAACTAATAACATTCACTATAACTTTTCTTTCCAAATATAATCTATGTTGCACACAGGGAGAGATTAAAAGCAATCCTGAAAACAAAAGCTATCAAAAAACTATACTGAAgcttataaatattttcctattttctgaTCTTGGGGGTTCATTACGAGTTCTtatttgagaaattttaaaacagctgTAAAGTTTACTTTATATTCATGGAAGATCCTCCTGGCATTAGTTCTTAAAATACACAATTGAAATAAGAGCAGTTGTCAAATACTACATTGTGTTTTTAATAGATTTCTACTATATTAAAGAAAAGTACATCCTCTCTGGTTTGTCTTCCCTCTTAATTCTAGCTACACACTGCTGCCCTCTGCAGCATTCTCCATTCTTGCAAGCTGACTGCCACTCTTAATCATCACAAACCCACCTTAGAGGAAGGCTTTCTTAAGGGTCCAGCAACAGACCCCAATCCTCCAGGGAACGTTCTTTCCTGGCATTCACATAGCCTCTTCGTGTCTCagacctttatctttttttttaactagttttttttaaattggaaaaaattatatacgtatggggaaaaaaaaggataattagTGAAAACATGTGGCTTCCACTTCAAATGTCTACATATATTCGTGCATCCGTCCATAAATGGTATATATTATTACAAACATACACACTTAACACGCATTTCTTTTTAAACGTAAGTGGACGTATTCACACCACTACTTATCATTCAAGATTGTAACTTGGAGAGTGTCCCCTTTCAGGCGGTATTAACCTATATAACTTAATTAAAACCAGTAAGTGCTAACAaaataggtttttcttttctttttcacggTACGCATGGCCTTTATTGTTTGCTACGGGAAGTGGAAGAGGCGGGGATGCGATAGCTCCGGCTCCTGGGGCGACTCCACAGATTGGTTCACCGCCCTCGAAAAGTCCAATTAGGTTTTAAATAAACCAATCTACTCTCGAATAGGTTCTGCCACAATCTAAACAGCTTTTTGTTGCCACTAAGACTTTTATTATTCTGTGAagcggtggttctcaaacttgaccaGACATTGGTATCACCTAGAAGGCTTGTTGAAACAGGTTGCTGAGGCCATcctcagagtttctgactcaAAGGTGTGAGGTGGGTGTTGAGAAATCGTATTTATAGTAAATTATTTTTGCAATaaattactgtaaaaaaaaaataccacgcAAGGCTGATGGTACCGGGACCACACTCAGAGAACCAACCGGTAGTATGAATGCTGTATTAAACCCCGTTCCTCCCACCACCCAGCATCCTGGGAACCTCAAGAAGTGCCCAACAGCACCCAGCCCTGAAGTAACTAACCAACGGACCCCAACTCCGAGCCGGAACTAAAATAAAACGAACCTACATCCGGCGCCTGGCGCATACCAGCACGTCGTTTCCTTCCTACGAAACCCCGCCCACTTTACTTCCCTAACGTGATTAAGGGCCGGCGGCCTAGAGGGAGCTGGGAATCACGTGAGTCGAGCGACGTCTTGCGAGGATTTTTAACCTCTCGCGAGACTTCACCCGCCTCCTCTATTCCTCCTTCCAGTGCCCGGCTTTAGTCCTCTCCCGCTTGCCGTTGAGTGAGGTATTCTTTTACACACCGAGTCGCCTAGTTGTCGCGGCGGAGCTTTTGCTTGCTGCTGCCGTTGTCGCAACCACCACTGGGCTCCTTTGCCGCGACCCCGTCCCGCCGCCACGCCCCCAGCCCCACACAAGGTAACAAACGCGATGAGGAAGAGAGTAAGGCCTCTCCGGGCTTTGGCCTCCCCCTAGTTGAAGCGGAGGCCTGAGGCCGAGGAGCGGGCCGCGCTGGAGAGGCCCGGGCGCCGGCGGGTGTGTCAGGAGCGCCGGCCTCCTCTTCCACCCAGAGTTGAGCCCTGAGCGGCCTCGGACGGGGTTGGGCTAGCCGCGGGAACCCAGCGGGTGGAGCTGGCATTTTAAGGACGCTCCGGGCCCTTCCGAGCCTGTTTGCGGGTGGGGCTCCGGCTCCGGGGGCCTCCGCTGGGTTCGTGTTTTCGGTTTCCCTGGAAGCTGTTTGAATTTCGAGGTCTGAAATGGTCGAGCAAGTTGTGGCGGGCTTTGAGGTGTTGGGTGACCGAGGGGGAGCAGCCTGGCTTGCTCTAACCCTTTTGGAGTCCTTCCAGGCTCCAGGCTGTGGTTGGACGGGGATTGTAAAACAGACGGGTCCTCGGAAACCCCGTATGTTCGTTAATAAAGCGAGAAAGAATTCTCTCCTATCTTATTTTCGGGAGAAGAATGAGCCAGATTTGGTGAAAGCCACGTTCCTTAGATTGCCTAAATAGGAGAGTATCTGTGCTGTTTCTTTAATTGCAGAAAATGCATCGTCAGTATTTAAGTGACTGGGTTTTTGCTCTGGATAAGAGTTTCTAAACACATTCATATTAATTGAATAGTTCTTGTGGAGAGAGTTATTTGTGTAGTTAATCTAAAATCAGTTGGAATTGGTTTTGGAAGTATTTTTTAGTGCTTAAAAATCAGAAGCCTCAACTCTTTCAACAGtttagtgcctttttttttttttttggtgacagtgTAACAATCCTGTTAATTGAGCCTAACAGTGCCTTCCCTGTTACAGGACTTTAAAGAACATTAgaaattcttctttttcctcttatcTCTTGTTTTCTGTTCCTATATGTTATTTGTCTGACATGTTTATAATCATCAGAATACTTGAAGTTTGTGTTTGGCTCATAGCTTTTCTCTGAATTGAAAGTAAAGGTAGTAGTGACAAATTACGCTGCAGTGAATTATAATAATGAGTTGGGAGCAAAATTGGTTAGGGTTGATTGAGGCAgacagggaaaattattttttatggtttgttttttttttttggttctgttttcatggccttactctttttattttcttcagatgtcAGAGGATCTAGCAAAGCAACTGGCAAGCTACAAAGCTCAACTCCAGCAAGTTGAAGCTGCGCTGTCTGGAAATGGAGAAAACGAAGATTTGCTAAAGTTAAAGAAAGATTTGCAAGTAAGTATGAGGGGACACTTATAGTTACATTGCTTGAAAAGAATATTTCTGTGTTTTACAAATGATCTGTTGTTAAGAATCTGTGGGTATCCAGAACACCATTTGGAGGGAGTGTTTCACCCCTTTTCACCCCTTGTGTGTACAAGTGTGTACGCACATAGGCATACATGGCTTCTAGGAGTAGGGTTGCTTCCTCAGTTTGTGTGCATCAAAATGATTGAAGCATTGTTCTTTGTTAACGTCAACCTTGTATgctcatataatttttaaagataggaGTTAACGTTAGAAATCACTGTCAAACTTTCTAGAGAAAGAGGTACATACAACTTTACAAGGAATAGCACTTCTGTTTTTAAAGACCTGGAAAAGGAATTAGTTCAAAGGGTAACTAAAattaaaggaggaaaatataaTCTGATTAAGATTCTTTTTAATGCCAAAAGAgtctttgaaaatgaaatagagCGCGCATGCCAGAGatcctgtgtgtgtgtaacagAGCTAGCTCTAGTGCTTTGTGTTGaaaacacattataaaaataCCTAAAAAGATGCCTGTTTTCTGCATAAATGTTATATAATGTTTGAACTTAAGGCTAGGTTTTACATGTAGTTTTTGACACTTGTTAGCAGCTTAAAATTAAACCGAATCCATGTGAGGAGatcttaatttgttctttttgttgtggAAGGGCAGTAAGTATGAAACCTGCTTTTTAAAACTTGCTCTGGGGTTTCGAGACAAACATAAAGCCATAATAGTAAATATCTGTTATTTTTCAGAATAATAGGTTGATTAATAAAAATACCATATATAatacttgtaaatatatatgagtTTTCATCTTGACAAATTTGTGAACTTAAAATTCTGAACCTGATTTTTTGGGaagttttaaaagatgttttgatTAGATGGCCTATGTTCACTGattcaaaacaaaacttgaatcaTCTTCATCCTATCTAAGTAATCCTTTCCCTCCCTTTATATCATCCTCTTGcccattaaaattattaaattttagggATATTAGAACTGCAAACAAATGAAACTTATGTGAAATGGGGTCCAGATTCAGGATTCTGAAAGCGCTTACCTGGGCATAATTAAGATGAGTTAAATATTTTCAGGTTCAAATTCTGGATTTAGGATAGACTTTCATGAAGTTGCAATAGTATGTTATTTTCCTAAAAACACAGAAACCAGGGCCTCTCTTCAATACGTGGAAATCAGGCCAGTGGATTTCAAGGAGCcagtcaataagaaaaagatgttTTGGGAGCAGTTTCTCCCACTCTCAGGCCAACTTTCTGCTTGCCTCAAGGAGAGAGCCTGGCATGcccccatctctctgtctctctctttttttttttttaaacccaactTAAAAgcagtgctttttttctttgaagaaaataaaacgtCATGTGCTAATGTTGTATATATTGCTTCCTGGGCAGTAGGAGGGAGGGGTATATGTGGAACTGGTGGAGGGGGGAGTTGGGAGTGAAGACTGAGAACATTATTATGAGGTGTTTTTAGTACTTACAGAGTAAATTGTCAGAGCCTGGGCAGAATTGTCTTATTAGGACATGATCCATAGTGGAAATACTATTGGGAGACAGACCATTGTGGTAGGCATTGTAGTAACTAGGTAAATGGCTTACTTAGGGTTCAGTTAATAATGACTTGGGGGccatttatctgtaaaatgtccTGTTTTCTGTAACCATTTTGAAAAGCATTGtacaatagaactttctgtggtgaTGGAGATGTTCTGTATCTGCTGTGTAATATTATAGCCACTACCCACGTGTGGCTGTCGAATATTTGGAATAAGACTAGGATGGCTGAagagctgaatttttaattttatttaagtagccatatgtggctaccATATCAGGTGGCACAGATTTAGAAGCATAAGTTCTAACACTTCAGTTAGAAATAATAGAGAATGTTTTTCCTGACCAGTCTTGACTTTGGATTCTTTTCCTCTTATTctgtcttggaaaaaaaaatcattttggttACTAGAAATAGGTCTGTTTTGAATTGAAAACTACTCAAAGGTGGAAGGCATCATTTAGGATTACATAAAATTCTGGAAAGTTTTTTGCTGTCTCCTTCCATCTAGTAATTGTTATCTCCATTAACAACAGCTACAGTTTCTATTTTGTCataggttttttttgtgtgtttgtttttttaaaaatccttttccttctctgcattCTGGGATATACCTTGTGCCATTGATATTTAATCCTGCCTTTTATATTTGCTGAAGAATCTGTTCAGACTGATGACTTGAGTTTGACctcctttattttcttgtgtTCCTTTTATGGAATATCCTTACTCTGGTTAAGAATTTGTTTGCCCTTTCATTTATGCAAAATgttctttctgcatttttttcagtgACCTTCATTTTGTCAGTAAGGCttctatgtttatttctttatgtacTATCTTTCATATAAAGTTACTCAACAGGCAGCAGATTAATTTACTAAAGTCctaattgcctttcttttttcacttaaaagaagTGGGTTTAGTAAAATCCAGGCTAGCTAGTTGGCTAGCTCCCCAGGCAGTCTCTGATAATCACAAAATATAGTCAATTTATTAGGCTGTTTGCTGAATACACTGGTTCTAAAGGAGGCAGGGGTCAAGTCACTTGTCTCATATGTTACAGTGGCTCTGCATCCCCGAAACGCCTTCCTTCAGTAAGCAGAGTGCTTGAGTGCACCCCCTTTGACCTGCTGATATGTAGATCACAACATCTGATGCTTCCTGGGATTGCCGATTACTGTAACTGCTGCCCATCTGTCAATGAAGGAGCAGTTTCAGAACTCAGACTTGGGGGAGGAAAAGTAATTAATGGTATGTACCTTTAAGAACTCCCTCATACATAAAATAGTTTCTCTAATACTTTGGTCCATATACacatgtgaaggaaaaaaaaaaaaccatttagaAGGGTCTTCATAGTTGTTGGGAGGGGTATGTAAAACATggcaaagtaaaaagacaactaGAGAtaaatgctccagattttttaaaGCGTCATTTCAGTGCAGGACTCTGGAAATTATAACATGCACAGCTTTTCAGGACCCTTTTCTTTGGTGAAAATGTATTTCCTTATGAAAATATAGTGGGGAGATGTTTTACCCCAAGAGAAGTAGAGTTCTAAATCTTGAGACCTACAAACACAGACTTCATGTTTGTGCTTTAGTTGTTAAATGATCCCTAgttaaatggaattatttaatGATAGGGATTGTATGGGCTCTTGAGTCAGGCTTATTGGATTACATTCTTGGCCCTAAAAGTGGTTAATTAAGAACAAGACTGGATAATTTACTCTCCTTCTTTGTGTAGTACATGATCTATTTATTTGGAAGTTCTTTGCTTATTTGCAAAAGATTGTCttattaaaaagtatttgaaTGGATATTTGGCACCTAATAAAACTTTCATTAAAGATGTTAATGTActgaatttttaacttaaatCTGAGTCTTCTAGTTTTTTcattcataaaatttttaaattaataaactgatCTTTCTCCAAGGGCTttaataatccttttttttttaaggctcaaATAGAAGTTTTTAAGAAATAGCCAGGAAGATTTAAAATCTTTAGGAGAGAAGTAACATTAAACTTTCTTGGCTATTGAACCAGAACAACTACTATAAAACCTCAGTGGGAACCAGAAGAAACTCAATACAGTGTAACTTTGCTAATTTTTCTCCCAGAACATACAATGTGATGTTTAAGGTATTTTATTTGCAACAGCAGAGGAACAGATATGCAAGTTCTTAAATCAGATAAGGTGATGCATAATATGAGTCTTCATCAGAGTAAAAATATAGCAGATTGGTAGCAGAATCTATCaatttgttctatttcttaagTTTTTTAACCAACCCTACTAAACACCTTTAAAGTCAGTAAGCGTAAGCCtgagttagaaaatatatttgccaCACAGAAAGGTTTTGCCTACCTGTGTgtgttacatttattttatttttttcttttaaatgaagctGTGCTAATGTGCTTAACATTAAGGTATTGGGATATTTTAAATCTGACTTGGTAATTTACCTACCCAGATGGGAtagattttataataaatgaatagagaaactactgttttttttaatatatctacaGTACTTTGTAGAAATATGTATGAGCAggaacatttttattactaacAAGGCTGTTTCAAGTGTTTGGGGGTTTTTGAGGGGGAACTCAACTGTTGGCAGGCAGTTAATACGACTGCCAAGCAGTGCCCTGTAAAAAGTGCAGTTGCGTGACATACACGTGACAGTGATGTGAGAGAAAAGTGATCTTGAATCTAAGTCAGTGCCTTACAGTTGACTGTTTCTCATTTTTAGAGAGATCTATTCAGCTAAAATAGGTGCTTAAAAATAATGTACAGTGTAAATTCAAGTCTACTCTATTTCTGTTAGTATTTGAGGTTAATTAAATTGAAAGGCAACTGtttgggtttaaatcccagcacCAGTGtataaaatactgtatttcaGTTTCTACCTGGGGATAATCACAGTATCTACATCATAGTATTGTTATGAACTGCAAATAAATACGTGTAGAGTACTTAATGAGTGCTATGTGGTATGAGAGCTGTTAccaaaaactgaaagaacttgCTTGTTGAAAGTAGTTGACAAtgtgaattataaaaataatgttaatggtttttgttttttctttttaggaagtTATAGAACTAACCAAAGACCTTCTGTCAACTCAACCTTCTGAAACACTGGCAAGTTCAGACAATTTTGCTTCTACTCAGCCCACTCATTCTTGGAAAGTAGGAGACAAGTGTATGGCAATCTGGAGTGAAGATGGACAGTAAGTgtagaaaaaaactgtaaatataACATGAAATAGTAAAGTACAATGGTAAGGTGATTTTATTCAACTTGAACTACCCTATTTTAATCTTTCTATAATAGCCAGTATGACTTATAGAACGAATTTGATTCTTGGGTGGTTACCATTAATACAGTTTAATTTTTAGCTTTAGATTAAGTTTTAGGGCAGAAGAATGGCTTGGATCCTAGAGGAAATAAACATGAAAGTAGAGGAAAatgaatggatatttttaaaaaaatagtctaaaTTCATTTTTCCTTGAATTGAAAATTGAGTAATGGTTGGTTATCTTAGACTTTTGTGAAACACATACACTGAAATTATTCCTATAATAAGTATCTTTTCTCAAAAGAGATTGACTAAAGCACATATAGTAGACATGTAAGAGACttccttggcaatattttggtttggacttccttttttaaaagcagatgGCTAACTCCAGCCACTATTATCTTTGCCAAAGGGACATTTGATTATAGGAGTTTCATTTTAGACACATTGAATAGTTGAATCACTGCAGTATAAGTCTTGTAGGCTGAGTGCTAAACCTTTACTCACCTGCTTACAGCCATGATATCTTTACAGGTGTTATGAAGCGGAGATTGAGGAGATAGATGAAGAAAACGGCACCGCTGCAATCACTTTTGCTGGCTATGGCAATGCTGAAGTGACTCCACTGTTGAACCTCAAGCCtgtagaagaaggaaggaaggcaaaggAGGACAGTGGCAACAAACCCATGTCAAAGTAAGTGACTTTGACTTCAGCATTTTAAATGTAATCTTCCCCATTTGGGTACTTGAGGTCTGCAGAATCTATGCAGGCTAGACTAGAGTAAGAAACTTATAATACTGTTCACCATTATTTTGAAGATTAGCAGTGTATGGTCAACATTGTCTGTATATGTATGCCTAGGTAAAGTGAAGACATTTTGGTTCCCACTTAGgcatttaatgaataaatattaagagGATTCTATATATCGATACTTCTCACTAAACCAGGTTCTGGGTTCCatcacagcaaagaagaccaaaTTAGGCCTTGTCTTGACTGAGTTTATAgtctaaagaacaaacacataatTAAAGAAGAACTTTAATAATATGTAAAAGTAATGGAGGGAACATAACGGGTACTTTTAGGGAACAAAGAAAAGGTACCTAAACTGCATTTTAGTCATCAGGGCAAATTTCTTTGAGGAAATGATGTGTAAACTGAGATTTGAAAAGAACAGGTGTTAGCCAGTTAATGAACTAGAaggtatgatcttgggcaagctgcttaacttctgttccctcatctgtgaaacagggacAATAGTATACCCGTTATggggttgtaaggattaaatgacggCATGAGTAAAACATGTAGCACAGTTCTTGACATGTAGTAAGATctcactcagtaaatgtttacatttaaagaagaaaacaaggtgGGAACATAGAGGTAACAGAAAGAAATTCCTTTGGTTAAAAACTTGGGGCTCGAGGGTGGGTGGTTTGACAAGAGAAGAGGTTAGAGGGGCAGAGGTCAGATCATAAAAAGCTTGAAAGCCACAGATGTATTTCACGTAGAGAGGATCTGATGTGTTCAGATTGGAGCTTTCGAATGATTCCTGGcagcagagagaaggcagctACTGCTGTCATCCAGGTATAAGATGATCGTGGACCTGAACCCAGGGAGTAGCAGTTAAGGATGGACCCATGTATAGTTTGAGAGGTATTTAAGAGATAGAATGAACAATTTTCAGTTCTGCATATTTGCCACAATTTGCTATCTTTTGGATTTGTCAGTTTTCAAAACTTAAGTTGctacataaatatatttgaatttggGAAAATTATATCATCTATTAAAGTAAATTTGGTTTAAGCATGCCAATAAGAAAGATTGTAGAATAACAtgacatttctatttttagtctttgatATTTGTGTAAAAACCACACTTCATAGTAGTGATTATATGATACAGAGGAGTCTAGATCGTATAGCCTTGTTTTTAAAGACCTCTCTCTTCGTCCTTCTTTTGGTGAGAAGTCAGTGTTAACAGACTGAGCAGAAATTATTGAGAGGGCTTTAGGCTCTGATTGGAAAACcctagttgtttttgttttaagaattgTTAGCTATGATTTCCCTTTGTACTGCTGTGCTCTTCCAATCTACGTGAAATAGTTTTATCTGCATTGAATCTCTTCATACAGTTTTTCCAAATGCAGCATATCACACTTGCTAACTGCCCATTTAACAATTGATACAGGTTTAGATAGCTTTTAATGTTGAAACTCATCCTATTCCTAAAACAACTGGCAAAAGCCATGTAAACGGCAAGTTAAAAGTCATAGTTGAAATGTTTGATTTAAATGGGTAATAGATTACTACACTTGCGTTCAAAAGCTTCCAAGGATACTGTATGtttcaaataacatttatttcttagtAGTCCTGAGTGATCAGCATTGATGTTAGCTTTTATTCGTGCGGTG is a window encoding:
- the SMNDC1 gene encoding survival of motor neuron-related-splicing factor 30, with amino-acid sequence MSEDLAKQLASYKAQLQQVEAALSGNGENEDLLKLKKDLQEVIELTKDLLSTQPSETLASSDNFASTQPTHSWKVGDKCMAIWSEDGQCYEAEIEEIDEENGTAAITFAGYGNAEVTPLLNLKPVEEGRKAKEDSGNKPMSKKEMIAQQREYKKKKALKKAQRIKELEQEREDQKVKWQQFNNRAYSKNKKGQVKRSIFASPESVTGKVGVGTCGIADKPMTQYQDTSKYNVRHLMPQ